From the genome of Lotus japonicus ecotype B-129 chromosome 6, LjGifu_v1.2, one region includes:
- the LOC130723437 gene encoding L-ascorbate oxidase homolog, producing MGRGVMFMLMLCILGVAVMGEDPYIFYTWNVTYGTISPLGVPQQGILINGQFPGPEINSTSNNNVVVNVFNNLDEPLQFTWHGVQQRKNSWQDGVAGTSCHILPGTNYTYHFQVKDQIGSYFYYPTTALHRAAGGFGGLRIFSRLLIPVPYPDPEDEYWVIIGDWYAKSHKTLKSLLDSGRSIGRPNGVLINGKTAKGDGSDQPLYTMKPGKTYKYRICNVGLKDSLNFRIQGHPMKLVETEGSHVVQNTYDSLDVHVGQCYTVLVTADKDPKDYYLVASTRFTKYSLTGKGIIRYTNGVGPASPELPPAPVGWAWSLNQFRSFRWNLTASAARPNPQGSYHYGQINITRTIKLVNTVSKAQGKLRYAINGVSHVDGETPLKLAEYFGVADKVFKYNIISDEPPADLNTITLAPNVVNATFRTFIEIIFENPGKTVQSYNLDGYSFFLVAVEPGKWTPEKRKNYNLLDTVSRHTVQVFPKSWAAIMLTFDNAGMWNLRSEHAENRYLGQQLYISVLSPERSLRDEYNILDSQLLCGIVKDLPRPRPYV from the exons ATGGGTCGCGGGGTGATGTTCATGTTGATGCTATGCATCTTGGGGGTTGCCGTGATGGGTGAAGACCCTTACATTTTCTACACATGGAATGTCACCTATGGTACCATTTCTCCACTTGGAGTCCCTCAACAGGGTATCCTCATTAACGGCCAGTTCCCTGGACCAGAAATCAACAGCACCAGCAACAACAATGTGGTGGTGAATGTGTTCAACAACCTCGACGAGCCCCTCCAATTCACCTGGCACGGGGTCCAGCAGAGGAAGAACTCGTGGCAAGATG GTGTCGCGGGAACCTCATGCCATATCCTTCCCGGCACGAACTACACCTACCATTTCCAGGTGAAGGATCAGATCGGAAGCTACTTCTACTACCCAACCACAGCCTTGCATAGAGCCGCTGGTGGGTTCGGTGGCCTAAGGATCTTTAGCCGATTATTGATCCCTGTCCCATACCCCGACCCCGAGGATGAGTACTGGGTCATCATTGGTGACTGGTATGCTAAGAGCCACAAAACCCTCAAAAGTCTCCTTGACAGTGGTCGCTCAATTGGAAGGCCTAATGGTGTTCTTATCAATGGCAAAACTGCCAAGGGTGATGGAAGTGACCAGCCTCTCTACACAATGAAGCCTGGAAAAACCTACAAGTACAGAATCTGTAATGTTGGTCTCAAGGACTCCCTCAACTTCAGGATCCAAGGCCACCCCATGAAGCTGGTCGAGACAGAAGGCTCCCACGTTGTCCAGAACACCTATGACTCCCTCGATGTCCACGTGGGTCAGTGCTACACTGTCCTCGTGACCGCCGATAAGGACCCCAAGGACTATTACTTGGTGGCCTCCACTCGTTTCACCAAGTACTCACTCACCGGAAAGGGAATCATCCGCTACACCAACGGCGTGGGACCTGCTTCACCTGAGCTCCCTCCTGCACCTGTTGGTTGGGCATGGTCTTTGAACCAATTCCGATCCTTCCGGTGGAACCTCACCGCTAGTGCCGCCAGGCCTAACCCTCAGGGTTCTTACCATTACGGTCAAATCAACATCACCCGCACCATCAAGCTCGTTAACACTGTCTCCAAAGCTCAAGGCAAGCTCCGATACGCAATCAATGGTGTCTCCCACGTCGATGGTGAGACTCCTCTCAAGCTCGCCGAGTATTTTGGTGTTGCTGACAAGGTTTTCAAGTACAACATCATCTCCGATGAACCCCCAGCAGATTTGAACACCATCACCTTGGCACCCAATGTCGTGAATGCTACATTCAGAACCTTCATTGAGATCATCTTTGAGAACCCTGGCAAAACCGTCCAGTCATACAACCTTGATGGTTACTCATTCTTTTTAGTCGC GGTAGAACCAGGGAAGTGGACCccagagaagaggaagaactaCAACCTTCTTGATACCGTGAGCAGACACACCGTTCAAGTTTTCCCCAAATCTTGGGCAGCTATCATGTTGACATTCGACAATGCTGGCATGTGGAACTTGAGGTCGGAGCATGCTGAGAATCGTTACTTGGGCCAACAACTCTACATTAGTGTTTTGTCCCCAGAACGTTCTCTAAGGGATGAGTACAACATTCTTGACTCTCAGCTTCTTTGCGGCATCGTCAAGGACTTGCCCAGGCCACGACCATATGTCTAG